TTGGCGAAATTTTGGTACGTAACAATTCATTATCTCTCTCCCAGTTAAAGTTTTATCTCAAAAACCAAAACGTAAAATTTGGTCAACTGTTAGTTGAGAAAAAAATCCTTAAACCAAACAACTTAGAGGAGCTTTTATCTCTACAAAGTAATGCTGATAATAGGCTAGGAAAAATTATTATTGAACGCAAAAATATTTCCAAAGATCGGGTAGAAGAAATCTTAATTGAACAGTATCTAAGACGTAAAGGACTATTCCTCGCCGATCCAATACATTTTGAACCTATGTTAATGCGATCGCCAGATTTGGCTAGGATTAGCCAGAGCTTTAAGTAGTCAAATCTCCGCTTCTGTCTATTCCAGAGGCAGGGGTTGCTATCAAATCAAATTAATCTAAATCTGCAATCAAAAAGTAGAACAGTGTAATTACTTTGCAGGTATCTGCTGTAAAAAATTAATTATTTCTCCCATTTTAAGTTAATAAAATTATGAACGAAGTACTATTTGTTATCGATCCTGGATTTGATATCTATACAAGCAGCACCTTTGCTGACAACTCTTTCAAAATCACTAACTCCACAGACCAGAATATTGTTAGTATTTCTCTGGATTTGAGTACAGCCATTTTCCCCGATTTAGTTTACGACCCCACAGGTGAGGCGGGAGATTCTGCTTCCAAAAACTTTGTGATTGACGTAGATCCTACTAGTAATCCTGCAATCAGCGGGGTTACATCACATGAGTTTTTAAACCCTCGTGATGGAGGTTTTGATGTTCTGAGAATTAACTTTAGTGATTTTAAACCAAACAAAAAGTTAGAATTTTCTATTGATACAGATCCTACTAGTACTAAAGGAGCTGAACAATCAGATTCAAAGCATTATGGCAGTATATCTGGGTTAGAGTTAGTCGGTGCTACAGCAACAGTAAACCTTGCCGACGGTACTAGTTTGCAGGGACGATTTTATCGTATTCCTGGCAGTGAAACTGGTTCTCAGGTTACTTTAACTTCTGAGATATCTAACACAATTGCATCTCCAATAATTGAAGCAGTTGGCAAAGATGCTTTTGCCACCGTAGCAGATGC
The sequence above is drawn from the Coleofasciculaceae cyanobacterium genome and encodes:
- a CDS encoding carbohydrate-binding domain-containing protein produces the protein MNEVLFVIDPGFDIYTSSTFADNSFKITNSTDQNIVSISLDLSTAIFPDLVYDPTGEAGDSASKNFVIDVDPTSNPAISGVTSHEFLNPRDGGFDVLRINFSDFKPNKKLEFSIDTDPTSTKGAEQSDSKHYGSISGLELVGATATVNLADGTSLQGRFYRIPGSETGSQVTLTSEISNTIASPIIEAVGKDAFATVADANQTIKITGKAGSKVSLLIVEGALYVENNGFDIDPFEANTAIAVNEVTATIGTNGTVNIPVTLTRTDAQSGGYNYFLAKYQDSNSLSSTLVLELDPANTPDPGTNPEAKTIRIEAENYKAGTNGTEYFDFDATNNGVEYRPNEMVDIETTADVGGGFNVAWIQAGEHLTYDVNIAEAGNYNLVLRVANP